Proteins encoded within one genomic window of Bacillus sp. 1NLA3E:
- a CDS encoding YkuS family protein, whose product MTKIGVEQSLTSIQQALREKGFDVVELKQETDAQGCSCCVVTGLDSNVMGIETITTNGPVIEANGLSTDEVCKQVEQRMH is encoded by the coding sequence TTGACTAAAATTGGAGTAGAACAATCCCTAACAAGTATTCAACAGGCCCTTCGTGAAAAAGGATTTGATGTCGTTGAATTAAAGCAGGAAACTGATGCACAAGGTTGCTCATGCTGTGTTGTTACAGGATTAGATTCTAATGTTATGGGCATCGAGACAATCACAACAAATGGTCCTGTAATCGAAGCAAATGGCCTTTCAACCGATGAAGTTTGCAAACAAGTTGAACAAAGAATGCACTAA
- a CDS encoding GNAT family N-acetyltransferase, whose protein sequence is MISHRLLTHDTILELLPRISPDQKLLFYSYLVQRRERALFICQFAEESLTAILAYFSELSFPAFSFFRLEESNIFFPDLVAFTRETLKLDENVVCGTILSKQDLELFQSFGLITGSPQRFLTMKHQDESKLLESHIVEKISENEYSEVIDFLHRGEMRFFTKSELENCPFLGIKEGKDFIAVGGYHFYDSKLVELGNIVTRLDYRGRGLAKHLTSELTHLGKKLSPDVYLGVLADNLPAVRVYEGLGYGITAELYIVNFTLSSTLSYCN, encoded by the coding sequence ATGATCTCACATCGATTACTTACTCACGATACAATCCTCGAACTATTGCCCCGCATTAGTCCAGATCAGAAGTTGCTTTTTTATAGTTATTTAGTTCAACGAAGGGAAAGAGCTCTATTTATTTGCCAATTCGCTGAAGAAAGTCTTACTGCCATATTAGCTTATTTTAGCGAACTTTCCTTCCCTGCGTTTTCCTTTTTCCGACTTGAAGAAAGTAACATCTTTTTTCCAGATCTCGTTGCGTTCACAAGAGAAACTCTCAAACTCGATGAAAATGTTGTTTGTGGCACGATACTCAGTAAACAGGATCTTGAACTTTTTCAATCCTTTGGACTTATCACAGGAAGCCCTCAACGATTTTTAACAATGAAGCATCAGGATGAATCGAAACTCCTTGAATCACACATTGTAGAAAAAATTAGTGAAAATGAATATTCCGAGGTGATTGATTTTTTACATAGAGGTGAAATGAGGTTTTTTACTAAGAGTGAGTTAGAGAATTGTCCTTTTCTTGGAATTAAGGAAGGGAAAGATTTCATAGCTGTGGGCGGCTACCATTTTTATGACTCTAAGCTTGTAGAACTTGGGAACATCGTGACCAGGTTAGATTACAGAGGAAGAGGATTAGCTAAGCACTTAACAAGTGAATTGACACACCTCGGTAAAAAACTTTCACCAGATGTCTATCTGGGTGTATTGGCAGATAATCTGCCCGCTGTCCGGGTGTATGAAGGCTTGGGGTATGGAATAACTGCGGAACTTTACATTGTCAATTTTACCTTGTCTAGTACTCTTTCTTATTGTAATTAA
- a CDS encoding cupredoxin domain-containing protein has product MHFLILKKKTLAIIFIICCSIFVTSFWLFTNSKAITTINQTQEKVRDIHLVTGEFKGKTIGGVDIEAYRWDPGTILVHKGEKIRLNILGINGREHPFLIEGTSIKGTVKQNEETIIPLQFQKKGVYRLICLTHPDKMHNGPMIAYIMVD; this is encoded by the coding sequence ATGCATTTTTTAATACTGAAGAAAAAAACTTTAGCTATTATATTTATCATTTGTTGCTCAATCTTTGTAACTTCCTTTTGGCTTTTTACTAATTCAAAAGCAATTACCACTATTAACCAAACCCAAGAAAAGGTTCGAGACATACACCTTGTAACAGGAGAATTCAAGGGGAAAACCATAGGTGGAGTAGACATCGAGGCATACCGCTGGGATCCTGGGACAATTTTAGTTCATAAAGGAGAAAAGATCAGATTAAATATTTTAGGAATTAACGGCAGGGAGCATCCATTTCTAATAGAAGGAACAAGCATAAAAGGTACAGTAAAACAAAACGAGGAAACCATTATCCCACTGCAATTTCAAAAAAAGGGGGTTTACCGTCTAATTTGTCTGACACATCCTGATAAGATGCACAATGGTCCAATGATTGCCTATATAATGGTCGACTGA
- the modB gene encoding molybdate ABC transporter permease subunit → MNEQFWTPVKLSLEIASVAVIIVFILGITLAMWMTRFRVRGKVIIETILLLPLVLPPTVVGFLLIVIFGNQSPVGILFQKIFHQSIMFTWWAALISATIVAFPLMYQSAKTGFQIVDLDIEDAARIDGANDWKVFLYITIPLSLKSIISGFILAFARALGEFGATFMFAGNLPGKTQTIPIAVYIALDSGNMDLAWILVISIIFISFVMLILTTLIK, encoded by the coding sequence TTGAACGAACAATTTTGGACCCCTGTAAAACTTTCTTTAGAAATTGCTTCAGTTGCAGTTATTATCGTTTTTATTTTAGGCATTACACTCGCGATGTGGATGACACGTTTTCGGGTACGTGGCAAAGTAATAATAGAAACAATTTTACTTCTCCCACTTGTTTTACCCCCTACTGTTGTAGGTTTTTTGTTAATTGTGATTTTTGGAAACCAAAGTCCAGTCGGCATTTTATTTCAAAAAATTTTCCACCAATCGATTATGTTTACGTGGTGGGCTGCTTTAATCTCTGCAACCATAGTTGCCTTTCCTCTAATGTATCAATCAGCTAAAACGGGATTTCAAATAGTCGATTTAGATATTGAGGATGCTGCAAGAATTGATGGTGCCAATGATTGGAAAGTTTTTTTATATATTACAATCCCCTTATCTCTAAAATCCATCATCTCTGGCTTTATACTCGCCTTTGCCAGAGCACTTGGTGAGTTCGGAGCAACATTTATGTTCGCTGGAAACCTTCCTGGTAAAACTCAAACCATACCAATTGCGGTTTATATAGCCCTAGACTCAGGAAATATGGATTTAGCTTGGATATTAGTCATTTCAATTATTTTCATTTCCTTTGTTATGTTAATACTAACGACCCTAATAAAATAA
- a CDS encoding D-alanyl-D-alanine carboxypeptidase family protein yields MRKIFIVIFFITSLFIVQLKTFAHHQDQLMIKSEAAVVMDAQTGAVLYGKNADEKMYPASLTKIATAIYAIENGDLQDKVTISKNVVNTDGTKVYLEEGEVVTLHHLLQGMLINSGNDAAVAIAEHLNGSDEQFSNSLNKYLKEKIGVTNTHFTNPNGLFDENHYTTAEDLAKITNYAMKNNVFKEIFGTKELQWDGLSWDTTLITHHQMLKGEIPYPGITGGKTGYVDESKQTLATTADNGQMKLTAIVLKADNKKTIYNETIQLLDYGFQNFKTSYLPKSKTFTVKNKKFKLTDPMFISEPINGVNYVVSNKGLLQIQTKDLETVQTVQLTPVEKEIHEQPVSKIHETKEPLNKMNALYGTLFLAVSGLAYSLIKKNKK; encoded by the coding sequence GTGCGGAAAATATTTATTGTCATTTTCTTTATAACTAGTCTGTTTATTGTACAATTAAAGACATTTGCCCATCATCAAGATCAATTAATGATAAAAAGTGAAGCAGCAGTTGTAATGGATGCTCAGACAGGTGCGGTATTATATGGTAAAAATGCCGATGAAAAAATGTACCCTGCTAGTTTAACAAAGATTGCCACGGCTATATACGCAATAGAGAATGGAGATTTACAAGATAAAGTTACCATCAGCAAAAATGTTGTTAATACGGATGGAACAAAAGTTTACTTGGAGGAAGGGGAGGTTGTAACCTTACACCATTTACTCCAGGGGATGCTGATTAATTCGGGTAACGATGCTGCAGTTGCGATTGCAGAACATTTGAATGGCAGTGATGAGCAATTTTCGAATAGTCTTAATAAATATTTGAAAGAAAAAATTGGAGTTACCAATACTCATTTTACTAACCCTAATGGTTTGTTTGATGAAAACCATTACACAACCGCGGAAGATTTAGCGAAAATCACCAATTATGCCATGAAAAATAATGTCTTTAAAGAAATTTTTGGAACGAAAGAATTACAGTGGGACGGGCTTTCGTGGGATACAACCTTGATTACACATCATCAAATGTTAAAGGGAGAAATTCCTTATCCAGGAATTACTGGTGGTAAAACAGGGTATGTTGATGAATCGAAGCAAACCTTAGCTACAACTGCAGATAATGGCCAAATGAAATTAACAGCTATTGTTTTAAAAGCAGATAATAAAAAAACAATATATAATGAGACAATCCAATTACTCGATTATGGTTTTCAAAACTTCAAAACTTCCTATTTACCTAAAAGTAAAACATTTACTGTGAAAAATAAAAAATTTAAACTTACAGACCCAATGTTTATTAGTGAACCAATCAACGGAGTAAACTACGTGGTTTCGAATAAGGGACTATTACAGATACAAACAAAGGACCTTGAGACCGTCCAAACCGTTCAATTAACTCCAGTTGAAAAAGAAATACATGAACAACCTGTTTCAAAGATCCATGAAACGAAAGAACCACTTAATAAAATGAATGCCCTTTATGGAACGTTATTTTTAGCTGTTTCAGGGCTTGCGTACAGCTTGATAAAAAAGAATAAAAAATAA
- the modA gene encoding molybdate ABC transporter substrate-binding protein, which produces MKYSRYFIIFITIILLSACTQNGEQKEQKKNVTLTISAAASLQNVLIDIQKEFKKEYPSVSIVYNFGGSGTLQQQILKGAPIDLYIFADEKKAKQLMEKGLVEKDTAKNLLGNQLVLIQSNSSKTPISNIEDLIHNDIKKIAIGTPETVPAGEYTKQALEQMRLWSQLENKMVPTKDVRQVLTYVETGNVDAGFVYLTDAIDSKKIKIVTEVPEESHNLIIYPTGIINTSKHKHEASLFSSFLESEKAKKIYNKHRFIVLD; this is translated from the coding sequence ATGAAATATTCTCGCTATTTTATCATTTTCATTACCATCATTTTGCTCTCTGCTTGCACCCAAAACGGAGAACAAAAAGAACAAAAAAAGAATGTTACCTTAACCATATCGGCTGCTGCAAGTCTTCAAAATGTACTGATAGACATCCAAAAAGAGTTTAAAAAAGAATATCCATCAGTTTCAATCGTTTATAACTTTGGCGGCTCTGGTACTTTGCAACAACAAATATTGAAAGGGGCACCAATAGATCTTTACATTTTTGCTGATGAAAAAAAAGCAAAACAGTTAATGGAAAAAGGGCTAGTCGAAAAAGATACCGCAAAAAATCTACTGGGAAACCAGCTTGTATTAATTCAATCTAATTCTTCAAAAACACCTATTTCAAATATCGAGGACTTAATACATAATGATATAAAAAAAATCGCGATTGGAACACCTGAAACTGTTCCTGCTGGTGAATACACGAAACAAGCACTTGAACAAATGAGGTTATGGTCTCAATTAGAAAATAAAATGGTCCCGACTAAAGATGTTAGGCAAGTATTAACGTATGTTGAAACTGGAAATGTGGATGCAGGGTTTGTCTATTTGACTGATGCAATCGACTCCAAAAAGATTAAGATCGTCACTGAGGTTCCTGAAGAAAGTCATAATTTAATTATTTATCCAACCGGAATCATTAATACATCAAAACATAAACATGAAGCTTCCCTTTTCTCAAGCTTTCTGGAAAGTGAAAAAGCAAAAAAAATCTATAATAAACATCGATTTATTGTATTGGACTGA
- a CDS encoding PhzF family phenazine biosynthesis protein, with amino-acid sequence MKSMKVYHYDAFSKEPNKGNPAGVVLNGDDLTDQEMQEIAFKVGFNETAFLVKSDVADLRIRFFTPGHEMNLCGHGTMATIYALKTKGLIKQKDKLTIETRAGNLPIKINTTSSDEIHITMKQASPHFVEFNGSKEDLANSIGLVKEDIDDYLPILYGSTGTWTLLIPIKKLVTFNKMKPNNKLFPTILKEMPKASIHPFCLETYDSNAQMHARHFSSPYSGTTEDAVTGTASGVMGAFYAKYINNHFEKSLNLLVEQGQETDKDGRVMVRVSKNKDNYDIEITGNAVYVKDFEVVF; translated from the coding sequence ATGAAATCAATGAAGGTTTATCATTATGATGCATTTAGTAAAGAACCCAATAAAGGAAATCCTGCCGGGGTTGTTTTAAACGGAGATGATCTAACAGATCAGGAAATGCAAGAAATAGCTTTCAAAGTAGGTTTTAATGAGACAGCTTTTCTAGTTAAGTCGGATGTGGCTGACCTTAGAATACGTTTTTTTACGCCTGGCCATGAAATGAACCTATGTGGTCATGGAACCATGGCTACCATTTACGCCTTAAAAACAAAGGGATTAATAAAGCAGAAAGATAAATTAACAATTGAAACAAGAGCAGGGAACTTGCCAATAAAAATTAATACAACATCAAGTGATGAAATACATATAACAATGAAACAGGCTTCACCACATTTTGTGGAATTTAACGGGTCAAAGGAAGATTTAGCTAACTCAATCGGGTTAGTAAAAGAGGATATTGATGATTATTTACCAATTCTATATGGTAGTACAGGTACTTGGACATTATTGATCCCAATAAAGAAACTCGTTACCTTTAATAAAATGAAACCTAATAATAAATTATTCCCCACTATATTAAAAGAAATGCCAAAAGCATCTATTCATCCTTTTTGTTTGGAAACCTACGATTCAAATGCTCAAATGCACGCTCGGCACTTCTCTTCACCCTATTCTGGTACCACAGAGGACGCTGTAACTGGAACTGCTTCAGGGGTAATGGGAGCATTTTATGCTAAATACATAAACAACCATTTTGAAAAATCTCTAAATCTTTTAGTAGAGCAAGGTCAAGAAACTGATAAAGATGGTCGGGTTATGGTACGGGTCTCGAAAAATAAAGATAATTATGATATAGAGATAACAGGAAATGCAGTATACGTTAAAGATTTTGAAGTAGTTTTTTAG
- a CDS encoding nuclear transport factor 2 family protein yields the protein MENQSVLKKHLRELEQKLLEPETRTTPAELDKLLADDFFEFGSSGNVWYKKDSVGKGGLSVREMTLTDFEIYPLSEDTVLATFRVKDETRMQNTLRSSIWKFIDGRWQMFFHQGTTTKS from the coding sequence ATGGAAAACCAATCTGTGTTAAAAAAGCATTTGCGTGAACTAGAGCAAAAGTTATTAGAACCTGAAACTCGTACAACGCCAGCAGAACTAGACAAGTTACTTGCAGACGATTTTTTTGAATTTGGGAGTTCGGGGAATGTTTGGTATAAAAAGGATTCTGTTGGTAAAGGGGGACTTAGTGTAAGGGAAATGACTCTTACTGATTTTGAAATATACCCTTTATCAGAAGATACCGTTTTGGCGACATTTCGTGTAAAAGATGAAACCAGAATGCAGAATACTTTACGTAGTTCCATTTGGAAATTTATAGATGGAAGATGGCAAATGTTTTTCCATCAAGGAACAACAACAAAATCATAA
- a CDS encoding YuzL family protein, giving the protein MSKRKQDPSTVGLSSSQVEGQGTTNQETGGRKADSSRRKQKRT; this is encoded by the coding sequence ATGTCAAAACGCAAGCAAGATCCTTCTACTGTAGGACTTAGTTCTTCACAAGTTGAGGGGCAAGGTACAACTAATCAAGAAACGGGCGGAAGGAAAGCAGACTCCTCACGAAGAAAACAGAAACGGACCTAA
- a CDS encoding GNAT family N-acetyltransferase codes for MIREIKPDDAERMVNLIIKVENKSQYMLFEPGERNISLEQQLKRIEVMKKESNSTIFVAEENDVLIGYLIAMGGNAKRNRHSEYLVIGILSEFRGLGVGTKLFKHLEDWAWKHNVYRLELSVVIRNEAGLRLYKKMGFDIEGTKRESLYIDGEFVDEYYMSKLL; via the coding sequence GTGATTAGGGAGATAAAACCTGATGATGCTGAAAGAATGGTAAATTTAATTATAAAAGTTGAAAATAAGTCCCAATATATGCTTTTTGAACCAGGTGAAAGAAACATTAGTCTTGAACAACAATTAAAAAGAATAGAAGTTATGAAAAAAGAAAGTAATTCAACTATTTTTGTAGCCGAAGAAAATGATGTACTAATAGGATATCTAATTGCTATGGGCGGCAATGCAAAAAGAAACAGACATTCCGAATATCTTGTTATTGGTATTTTAAGTGAGTTTAGAGGGCTTGGGGTAGGGACTAAACTATTTAAACACTTAGAAGATTGGGCATGGAAACACAATGTATATAGATTAGAATTATCCGTTGTAATTCGTAATGAAGCTGGACTGCGTTTATATAAAAAAATGGGATTTGATATTGAAGGAACAAAAAGAGAATCACTTTATATTGATGGTGAATTTGTTGATGAATACTATATGTCTAAACTTTTATAA
- a CDS encoding flavodoxin family protein — MKILGLVFSARNDGNSFRMLDYCMKKFKGNSYEIETINIHDLNINPCGNCNIECCKGLVCPIQDDIPRLLTKCFEADLLLFSLPTYCGHLPSTYFMLSERSQALISKEFDYEKEYLRKLNFIFIGNITSGADMSTHEALYTFAGLNFSPESVLFSSRDYDMKPINGDLIENGLVQQKLNAYVGRLLKKASDIIEVKNQAL, encoded by the coding sequence ATGAAAATACTCGGTTTAGTATTTAGTGCAAGGAATGATGGAAATTCATTTAGGATGCTAGATTACTGTATGAAGAAATTTAAAGGTAATTCCTATGAGATAGAAACAATTAATATCCATGATTTAAATATTAATCCTTGCGGGAATTGTAATATAGAGTGTTGTAAAGGTTTAGTCTGTCCAATTCAAGATGACATCCCAAGATTATTAACAAAATGCTTTGAAGCGGATTTACTTCTATTCTCTCTTCCAACATACTGCGGACATCTTCCTTCAACGTACTTTATGCTTTCGGAAAGATCACAAGCACTTATTAGCAAGGAATTTGACTATGAAAAAGAATATCTGAGGAAATTAAATTTTATATTTATAGGAAACATTACATCAGGTGCGGATATGTCAACTCACGAAGCATTATATACTTTTGCGGGGCTTAATTTTTCCCCAGAGTCAGTCCTGTTTTCTTCTAGGGATTATGATATGAAACCTATAAATGGAGACTTAATAGAAAATGGGCTTGTACAACAAAAGCTTAATGCTTATGTAGGAAGGTTGTTAAAAAAGGCAAGTGATATTATAGAGGTGAAGAATCAGGCACTTTAG
- a CDS encoding RiPP maturation radical SAM C-methyltransferase, translated as MKIALINMPFGSLYKPSIGISLLQASLQKNGFVCDTYYLNLLFGSMVTTDIYNYFVEQKVAPEEAFSGDWIFSQSLYGKDNFTDYKKYIGQFNFFRSDTKRQEFYERLLTIRDYVEPFMERALVEHQWEQYDIIGFTSVFEQNVASLSMAKRLKENWSNKFIIFGGANCEGEMGKALLESFPFLDAVCSGEGDLSFKHFVEQMEEYKDPRLCRSEGIILQSKYTDEPLITRSENSPPVHDMDRLPYPNYDDYFTQFEKYGFYGTEPSPRLLFESSRGCWWGAKSHCRFCGLNGENLNYRSKSADRAIEELLFLRDRYQKYTNQVSAVDNIIDMKYFRDFLPKLRDMQLDLDMFYETKANLRKDQVQLFRDAGFHHIQPGIESLVTSVLKLMGKGISMMQNVQLLKWAKEFGVYPYWNFLYGFPSENKEEYQKVVDVIQALTHLDPPGNCSPIRLDRFSPYFNNASEFGIVNIRPMFAYHLVYQEQSRETLMKLAYHFEFDYASSQNPASYTQALIQEIDAWQKQNNQSEFFSVDLGEHLVLVDFRPIRIENHMFVLTGLEKDLFQLCDNIHSYKTILEHLERNQVPHTKKEVKDILNQFVKQKLMLTESETYLSVAIPLGNYTPKKQGLERLMEISDDLDSKDLVG; from the coding sequence ATGAAAATAGCTTTAATAAATATGCCATTTGGTTCTTTATATAAACCATCTATTGGCATCTCCCTTTTACAAGCATCATTACAAAAAAATGGCTTTGTCTGTGACACCTACTATCTGAATTTGTTGTTTGGTTCCATGGTAACAACAGATATATATAACTATTTTGTTGAACAAAAAGTTGCACCTGAAGAGGCTTTTTCTGGGGACTGGATTTTTTCTCAGTCTTTATATGGAAAGGACAATTTTACTGATTATAAAAAATATATCGGTCAGTTCAATTTCTTTAGATCGGACACCAAGCGTCAAGAGTTTTATGAACGTTTGTTGACTATACGTGATTACGTAGAACCATTCATGGAGCGAGCGCTTGTAGAGCATCAATGGGAGCAATATGACATTATTGGATTTACCTCTGTATTCGAGCAAAATGTCGCTTCATTAAGTATGGCTAAAAGATTGAAAGAGAACTGGTCAAATAAATTTATTATTTTCGGTGGAGCTAATTGTGAGGGGGAAATGGGAAAAGCACTCTTGGAGTCTTTTCCTTTCCTCGATGCTGTTTGCTCTGGTGAAGGTGACCTATCATTTAAGCACTTTGTTGAGCAGATGGAAGAGTATAAAGATCCTCGTCTATGCCGTTCAGAGGGGATTATACTGCAATCAAAATACACGGATGAACCCCTGATAACTCGTTCGGAAAATTCTCCTCCAGTTCATGATATGGATAGATTACCTTATCCAAATTATGACGATTACTTTACACAGTTTGAAAAATATGGATTTTATGGAACGGAACCATCTCCACGACTTCTGTTTGAATCATCAAGAGGTTGCTGGTGGGGGGCCAAGTCACACTGTCGTTTTTGCGGATTAAACGGAGAAAATTTGAATTATCGGAGTAAATCAGCTGATCGGGCTATAGAAGAACTTCTTTTTTTGCGAGATCGTTATCAAAAGTATACAAACCAAGTCTCTGCAGTCGATAACATCATAGACATGAAATATTTTCGTGATTTTCTACCCAAACTTCGAGATATGCAATTGGACTTAGACATGTTCTATGAGACTAAGGCCAATTTGAGGAAGGATCAAGTTCAGTTATTTCGAGATGCAGGTTTTCATCATATTCAACCCGGTATTGAGAGCTTGGTTACTTCCGTTCTCAAGTTAATGGGTAAAGGTATCAGCATGATGCAAAACGTTCAACTACTTAAATGGGCTAAAGAATTTGGAGTGTATCCATATTGGAATTTCTTATATGGTTTCCCTAGTGAAAATAAGGAGGAATATCAAAAAGTGGTTGATGTCATTCAAGCGCTCACTCACTTGGATCCACCAGGAAATTGTTCTCCAATTCGTTTAGATCGATTTAGTCCATACTTTAATAATGCATCGGAGTTTGGAATTGTTAATATCAGGCCAATGTTTGCCTATCATCTTGTTTATCAGGAACAATCTCGAGAAACGCTTATGAAACTCGCTTACCACTTTGAATTTGATTATGCATCTTCACAAAATCCTGCTTCCTATACACAGGCGTTGATTCAAGAGATTGATGCTTGGCAAAAACAAAATAACCAAAGCGAGTTTTTCTCTGTTGATCTCGGTGAGCATCTTGTTTTGGTAGATTTTAGACCAATTCGTATTGAAAACCATATGTTTGTGCTAACGGGGTTAGAAAAAGATCTTTTCCAACTTTGTGATAACATACATTCGTATAAAACTATTTTAGAGCATTTGGAAAGAAATCAAGTTCCCCATACAAAGAAAGAAGTAAAAGATATACTGAATCAATTTGTTAAACAGAAGTTGATGTTGACCGAATCGGAAACATATTTGAGTGTGGCCATTCCTCTAGGTAACTATACCCCTAAAAAACAGGGGTTAGAGCGATTAATGGAAATTTCAGATGATTTAGATAGTAAAGATCTCGTAGGTTAG